The DNA region TGAACGTATTGTTCTAACGACCATTCTAGGCGGGATGTTAATCTTAGTTGGTGTCATCCTCGTTCAGCGGCAGTGACTGTATAAAATCTAGCCGGTAATCGAACGATAAAGACGAATGGGGGTGTACAATAGATGGCTAAAAAACGTAATAGAGCTCAAGAAGCGGTAACGGCAACAGCGAAAACGATTAAGGATACTGCAGATACAGCGTTTGATAACGTTCAAGCTGCAGCAGAAGCAACTGAAAGCGTAGCGATGAATACGGTTGATAAATCTGCTGATGCTTTAAACAAAGCATTTGATCGAAAATAAATGTTAAGACATAGTGCTGAATAGCCGCTATGTCTTTTTTTAATCCTTCATGGTTACATAAAAGTGCGTACTAGGCAGTGAAATGGGGAAGTCGTACACTGGGGTCAGAAGGAGTGATGAATGTGAAAGGAATTGGAATTTATGAATACGGAGGCAAAGAAAATTTGTCTCGTATACAATTGCCTGACCGCGAATTAGAAAGCAATGAAGTCAAAATTATGATTAAGGCAGCAGCTGTGAATCCGGTTGACTGGAAGTTAAGAGAAGGGTATCTAAAGGAAGATATCAACTATGAATTACCATTAATACTTGGGTGGGACGTTGCTGGAATCGTAAAGGAAGTTGGCTCTAGCGTATCGAAGTTCAAAGTTGGTGATTACATTTATAGTCGACCTGATTTAATGAAGCACGGTAGCTATGCTGATGAGATGATCCTAGAAGAATACTTAGTAAGCAAGAAGCCATCTACCTCTACATTTGAAGAAGCAGCCTCCTTTCCTCTCGTTGGATTGACGACAATTCAAGCGTTAATCGATCATGCGAAGCTACAATCAGGAGAGAAAGTGCTCATTCATGCTGGCGCAGGAGGGATAGGAACATTTGCGATTCAATTTGCGAAAGCAATGGGTGCGTATGTCGTTACGACTACGAGCGCTAAAAACCATGAATTTGTTAAAGGTCTAGGAGCGGATGAGATTATTCACTACGATGAAGAAGACTTCTCGAATGTAGTAAATGATGTGGATGTTGTCTTTGATACGTTGGGTGGGGATGTCCTTCTTAAGAGTTATGAGGTACTCACTCACTATGGCAGGCTTGTTACAATTGCAGGGGGACCGAATACAATTGTTCCTCGAAATGAGACTGCCGATGAGAAAGAAATTAAGACCTATTTCGAATTCACGGATCCAAATGGCAAACAGCTAGATGACATTACACCGCTAGTAGAAGAAGGGAAAATTCGAGCGGTTGTGGATACTATCTATCCCCTTACGCTAGAAGGCGTAAAAGAGGCGCACGCGCATAGTGAACAAGGGAGAACGAAAGGTAAGATTGTCTTATCTTCAAAATCTAACTCATAGAGTTGGTAACGTAAGAACGCTCAAGCTTCGTGTGAAGGATGAGCGTTCTTTTCGTTCTCTTACATATTCATCTTCTGAATGGTTCGGACGTAGCCAATTATTCCACCGATACATAAGACTACGATCACACCATATAGTACATATGCAGACATACCGAATGTTTGGTAAGCATAGGGAAGCGTAAAGGTTAGGAGCGCTACAAAGAATAGGGCTGCACCTGATAGTACGCCGAACATTTCCTTGTCCGCATGAAAGTATTCCTCTTTATATCCTGGGATGATGGATAGTTTTTTTAGTCCACCGAGTAGATATCCTGTTATTAGAAGAAAGAATCCTAGAAGGATTGGAATCATAATCTGAATTCTCCTCTCACAAAGTCCTTTTACACTATATCATAGATTGTATTACGTACAAAGATTTCATAGGAGTCGTACCATTTATAAGAAGGACAAGCGATTTCTTCATCGAATATAGTAAGTAAAGTGGTAGGGTGTGGCTAAGCTTGCCTATTTAGTTTTGAATATTCTGTTAATTTAGTGTTAGGAACGAATGTATGGGTTTCACCTACATATACATACATTAATCTAAAGGAGTAGGGGATGAAGTGGGCATGGAAACACTTCCGTTTAATATGGAATATGTGTATGGGAAGCAGTTGAGAGAAGTGCCTGTAAATGCAGATGATATGCTGAAAGGAACCAATTACTTGATTGATCTTCTCCACAATGATCTTGTAGAGAAACGTACAAAGGCAAAGTGGTGTAGTTGGATTGGGGTCTACTCAAGAATTTTAGGTGACGTCAGCGTCAGTGAGCAATACTTACTCCAAAGTATTAACCTTTATAAAGAGTTGGATGATTACAATCAAATCTTCGTATCGAGTTTAAGATTAGCGGTGACCTATCAATGGAAGGGGCAATACGATCAAGCCATTGCTTGTCTTCAGCAGCTTCTGTCTGAAGTGGATGGAAGAACTGAACTTGAGACGTATCGAGACTTTGTATACCAACACCTTGGCAAGTGTTATTTCGAGCAAGGGGCTTACCGTGAGGCCATTGATTTCTTTATGAAAGCATATGTAATTCGTCAAGTGAAGGGCGATGAGAAGCTTCTTCAGTCAACAGAATATGCTTTATCACAATGCAAGGCCGCTACCGTTTAAGAAGAAGCTCGCTCCTCTTTAAGGGAGTGAGCTTTCATTCTTATAATGGAGCATTACGATGTCGTTATATTCTTCTACTGCTTCTAGTGAGAGTTGAGTAACTAACTCATGAGATTTAAATAGCGGAATGCCTTTGCCTAACAATGTAGGGATGACGGCTATCTTAAACTCATCAATTAAGTTATGGTTTAAGAATGTCTGAATCAGTTCACTGCCACCAACAAGCCATATTTTCTTTCCTTGGTGATGCTCCTTTAATTCTTGCACAAATTCAGTTGGGTCTTCGTTAATAAATTTAACGTACTCATCTTGCCCGCTACGCTTTCTTGAGAATACAAAGCATTGTTGTTCTTCGTAAGGGAAAGGCACATCAAACCCTAATACTTGGTCATACGTTTTACTTCCGAGGAGGACGGTGTCAACTGTCTCAATGAATGATGAGAAGCCATTATCTCCTTTACCATTGACCTTCTCGAGCCAACCGACACTGCCGTCTTCTTTGGCGATGTATCCATCTATACTCATAGCTATGTATAAGACCGTTTTTCTCATATCATCTCTCCTATCTTCTCCCTAATAATCATACACGAACATTTGTTCTTATACAACTGATATCTTTTGAAATCTTCTACTACCTTAGCCCTTTCCTGCACTGTATAAAGGAAAAGCCCATCGTCGGTCAGACATTGGACTTTTCCTTATTGGTCTTACGCATGAATCAATCTTGATCTTTCTTTTCTCGTGTCCGCTTCTTAAATTCTTCTGGGAATAACTCTTCTGAGCTTTCCATACGAAGTTTCTTCGGAACGAGCAGTTGGCGTTTTCGGTCATACACATGTTCACCTAGGTGTAACACCTGATTCTCCATATAAATATGGAAGTAAATTTCGAATACGACAATGAAAAAGGTTGCACCTAGTGCCATATTGACTGTATCAAGAGCAAATCCATAAAGCGTAACTCCAAATGCAAAGAGGACAAGGAACGATGTGATGGCTTCTAATAAGGTAGCGAGAACAATGCCAAACCGTTTCAACACGAAAATGTCAAATAACGGATAGGTAACCACTGTGAGGAGGAGGGTTATGAGAAATATATTAATTAGTGATGCGCCGGTTAATGCAGCATAGAGTGGAAATACTGCTGTAATGACAATCGAAAGCTTTAATAATAGTGCCATGCTATGAGTAAAGAGTGCTCCGTGTTTATGCTTCATGGGCAACGCCAATCGAAGCAAGCGCTTGTTTCTTTTCATGGATTGTACGATAGGAAACATGTTGAGTAAGTTGTCCAAAGGAAGATACGTAACACTCCAAAAGCTTGAGTTCTTCTATTTGTTCATGAGGGATGGAAGGGTCAAGAAACAGTTCTACATCTCCATCTTCATCGACGATAATCTCAGATGTTGTTTGTGGTTGTTTTTGTATGGCAATAAAGCGTTTAGGAAGCACCGCTTCTGTAACGGTCATCAAATGAAGCTCATCATGGCATTCAGCTAACTGAATTACGACTTCACTTGAGGTGTTATGAGACCAATATAAATACTGTTGTGTTGGAGTTTGATGCCATACGTTTTCATGAACCGAGGTAGGTTTAAATGGATGTTTGTTCATTGATGCCATTCCTTTCTCAGTAGGTAGTAGGCTTATTTTCTACAAGAACGGGTCAATTTAAACAAACTTTCCGGAAGGATTGAACGAAAAAAAGGCCTCATCCTAGATGAGACCTACAGTCTTGGCTTACGCATCGGATAATAATTTTATTTCAACGTCATCTCGGCGTCCAAATCGAAACGCTTCATCTTCGCTTTGAATAAATACATCGATACGGTTCCCTTCAATAGCACCGCCAATATCTCCTGCTATCGCAACTCCATAGCCTTCTACCCATACCTTAGTACCTAATGGGATTACTTCAGGGTCTACGGCGATCACTTTTTTGTCTGGGTTCTGAAGAAGGTTAATACCCGTCTTCGTAATTCCGCTACATCCTTCACAATGTGCCGTGTAGGCCGTTGCTTCCACGGACAAAGTCCGTTCCACTTTATGCTCTCCAATGGTCTCGACAAACCGTTCTAAATTTCCTGATTTAGTCGTCAGCGTTAATTCTTTATTTGTAAGCTCGGAAGAAATGGTCGGGTCAAGAGAGTCAGCCTCACTAGCTTCCGTTAATTGAGGGATTACAGAAAGAGTAAGAATAAAGCTAATAATTGCGAATGAAAGTTTCTTCATGTGTTCATCCTCCTCGTCATGATGGATACAAAAACAGAGTATAACAGGCATGAATCTCATGGCCGTTACACTCTGATTACAGTTGCCTTACAAGTTGTTCACTCGGAATGTCGATGAACGGTTTGTATGAGGCGATCTAATTTGACTTGTTTGAAGGTAACACAGGGGTAAGTAGTTGTTCAATGGATTTGTTTGAAAAGGCGAGAACTCGCCAATTGACCCAAATCATTCCAGACTGAGTCTGGTGGATGAGCGAGCTGCGATGTTCGCTCATCTTCACATAGCTATGTGCTTCTTTAGGAAGGATAGAGCGCAAGGTTTCTTCGCCTTTCGTAATGAACCAGCTCTTTAAGAATGGCTTCACTTTATCCCAAGTCACTTCACCATCCTTAGAATAGAAGTGAAATTTACCTTTCTGGAATCGGATCTCTCCCTTCGATTGCTCGGAAGAAAGTGGCTCTATCGTATAGTTACGTCCTTTATACATAACTTTATTGTCTTGAAATACGTTGGCATTCTCTCGAAGTGTACGGTAATGATCCGCTATCGTGGCACTTTGCCCGACTACCCATAAGTGTATCCGTTCCTGCCCCATACCTCGAGGAGCAGTTACAACAATCCCCTTATAGGCATCGTAATGTATGGAAGGCTTCCCTTCATCCTGATAGCGGAGTGAATAATAAATGGGTTCCCCTTGATCGTAAAAGATTGGCATCCAACATTCTCCTTTCCTTCCTATCGTACCTAAATTTGCTGTAGACGTACAAATTAAAGACTTCCTTAGAATAAATGCATGTGGCTAGCAGAAGCTATATGAAACAACCTATACGAAGGAAGGAAATGGACGATGAACTTTAAAATTATAGATTGGCCCACCTTTATCGGGGCACTCATCCTATTGTTAGGTGTTACAATCCCCCTTGTTCTATTCCCAGAGTCTGGAGCACGTGTTGTAGACTTGGCAAATGCCTTTATGACTTCAAATTTTGGAGTCTTGTACCTCATTATGGGACTCGCTGTCCTCTTCTTTTTGATTTATGTCGCGTTTAGTGAAAATGGGAAAATCAAGCTAGGGGACGAGCATGAACAACCAGAATTCAACAACTTCTCTTGGGCGGGTATGATCTTCTGTGCTGGAATCGGGTCTAGTATTTTGTACTGGGCTACGATAGAGTGGGCGTATTATTATCAAGCACCCCCGTTTGGCATTGAACCTGGTACTCAAGCAGCCATTCAATGGAGTAGTACGTATGGCTTGTTTCACTGGGGTCCCATTGCTTGGGCGATTTACTCACTACCAGCCTTGCCAATGGCGTATTTCTACTATGTGAGAAAAACCCCAATCTTGAAGATTAGTGAAGCGACAAGACCAGTGATTGGTAAATATGCAGATACAGGAGTCGGGAATTTAATTGATATTCTATTTATGTTCGGTTTAATCGGTGGGGCAGCCACAACATTAGCTCTCGGAACACCTATGATTGCGTATGGATTCAGCAACTTATTTGGCTTTGAAGTAACCTTACTGTTAAAGACAGTCGTGTTATTATTTACGACCGTAATCTTTGCAGTCAGTGCGTTTGCTGGATTGA from Pontibacillus halophilus JSM 076056 = DSM 19796 includes:
- a CDS encoding NADP-dependent oxidoreductase produces the protein MKGIGIYEYGGKENLSRIQLPDRELESNEVKIMIKAAAVNPVDWKLREGYLKEDINYELPLILGWDVAGIVKEVGSSVSKFKVGDYIYSRPDLMKHGSYADEMILEEYLVSKKPSTSTFEEAASFPLVGLTTIQALIDHAKLQSGEKVLIHAGAGGIGTFAIQFAKAMGAYVVTTTSAKNHEFVKGLGADEIIHYDEEDFSNVVNDVDVVFDTLGGDVLLKSYEVLTHYGRLVTIAGGPNTIVPRNETADEKEIKTYFEFTDPNGKQLDDITPLVEEGKIRAVVDTIYPLTLEGVKEAHAHSEQGRTKGKIVLSSKSNS
- a CDS encoding tetratricopeptide repeat protein; the protein is METLPFNMEYVYGKQLREVPVNADDMLKGTNYLIDLLHNDLVEKRTKAKWCSWIGVYSRILGDVSVSEQYLLQSINLYKELDDYNQIFVSSLRLAVTYQWKGQYDQAIACLQQLLSEVDGRTELETYRDFVYQHLGKCYFEQGAYREAIDFFMKAYVIRQVKGDEKLLQSTEYALSQCKAATV
- a CDS encoding 3D domain-containing protein produces the protein MKKLSFAIISFILTLSVIPQLTEASEADSLDPTISSELTNKELTLTTKSGNLERFVETIGEHKVERTLSVEATAYTAHCEGCSGITKTGINLLQNPDKKVIAVDPEVIPLGTKVWVEGYGVAIAGDIGGAIEGNRIDVFIQSEDEAFRFGRRDDVEIKLLSDA
- a CDS encoding YgjP-like metallopeptidase domain-containing protein, producing the protein MPIFYDQGEPIYYSLRYQDEGKPSIHYDAYKGIVVTAPRGMGQERIHLWVVGQSATIADHYRTLRENANVFQDNKVMYKGRNYTIEPLSSEQSKGEIRFQKGKFHFYSKDGEVTWDKVKPFLKSWFITKGEETLRSILPKEAHSYVKMSEHRSSLIHQTQSGMIWVNWRVLAFSNKSIEQLLTPVLPSNKSN
- a CDS encoding dihydrofolate reductase family protein, whose translation is MRKTVLYIAMSIDGYIAKEDGSVGWLEKVNGKGDNGFSSFIETVDTVLLGSKTYDQVLGFDVPFPYEEQQCFVFSRKRSGQDEYVKFINEDPTEFVQELKEHHQGKKIWLVGGSELIQTFLNHNLIDEFKIAVIPTLLGKGIPLFKSHELVTQLSLEAVEEYNDIVMLHYKNESSLP
- a CDS encoding DUF2512 family protein, translating into MKRNKRLLRLALPMKHKHGALFTHSMALLLKLSIVITAVFPLYAALTGASLINIFLITLLLTVVTYPLFDIFVLKRFGIVLATLLEAITSFLVLFAFGVTLYGFALDTVNMALGATFFIVVFEIYFHIYMENQVLHLGEHVYDRKRQLLVPKKLRMESSEELFPEEFKKRTREKKDQD